In Gemmatimonadota bacterium, the DNA window GTCTGGAACTGGCAGAGCGACTCGGCGCAGACCTCACCATCGACATTGCCGATATACCCGACCCTGAAGAACGCACGAAAATTGTGCGCGAAAACACACCCCGAGGCGCAGGCGCCGACGTCGTCTTTGAATGCGCGGGATTTTTGCCCGCCATTCCCGAAGGCGTCACATTCCTGCGGCACAGCGGCACCTATGTCGCCATGGGACATTTTGTCGATGTGGGATCTTTTGACTGCAACCCCAACCAGATGTTTATGCGCCGCAACCTGCGCCTCGAAGCCGTGTGGGCAAGCGCGCCCGAACACTTTGTGCGCGCACTCCCCATCCTCGAGCGAAACGAATACGCCTTTGCAGACCTCGTCAGCCACACCATACCCATTGACCGCGTAGCCGAAGGATTCAACGCCCTGCACAGCGGATACCATCTCGACGGCAAAGACGCGATTAAAATAGCGATCAAGGGCGGGTTGGTATAAATTTTAAGAGAAAGCTTCAATACAGTAATATTTTATGGGGACTGGGCGACCAGTCTCCATTTTTTTAGTCCGCCAATTTGCACAGAGAGCCTGTGCGCCTACCCCTGAGAATTCTGCTCATTGTTTGTCGGCTGATCTCTATCTCACACAATAACCTCTCATTTTAGCCAGCCATTCTTTTCCTTTTACTCCTGAATATATAGCTGTTTCAAAGGTGTGGATATCCCGATAGCCACACCTATATTTACCAACGTGTGCGGCAAACGTGTGAATCGTGTGAAAAGAAATTCTTGACAGAGAGCATTGAGTTATATAGCCTGTCTTTCAAATAATGAATTAGACTTCTATAATTTATTTAAACTATAAGGATAGGTGATAACCATGTAAGCGTGATGATCGCAAGCAGACCATCGCAGTTAGTCCTTTATTCATTCATAAGAATACGGGTCCTTTTTTTGGGATCGCATTCAATTTTTGAGGGTATTTCTTTTTATATTTTCGGAGGAGTGGCATTTATGAAATTAAACCTAATGTGTTTGAGCGTTTTAATCGTTCTACTTACCGGACAAGCAGGCAGGGTACAGGCTAATGACGATCTTCTTTTAGCCAAAAAGTTTGCGCCCATCTTACTATTACACAGTGCCAAAGTAAATGGCACACAGTATATTCCCCAGGCACCAGAATCTGTGAACATCGTTGGCGCAGATGATTGGAGAAATATATGGTTTAACGTAAAAAAATATACCTCAACAGGTCAACTTGCTGTTGAAGATGAAATTTCTGCTTCTGACTGGAAAAAGAACTTTACCGGTACTTATTCAACAACTAATGGCACAGGCATCAATTATAGCAATGGAAGTTATGCAAATCTCAATCCTGAATTTGAAGCGACAGGACGTTGGAGCCATTTATCACATCCCACAGATACTTACCAAGTCAAGGCACATTTCGATTTTGCTGGAACGGATATAAACGGGTCAGACTTTGATCGCAATGCTCCTGCCCAGGGAAGTTGGGAGAAACATTATAAAAGTGTAAGGGATAGTTTTCCCAATACGATTTACGCTCACATATTTACTGAAGATGGCGGCAGTCGGAGGGATGTCATTCAATATTGGTTTTTTTATCCGTATAATGATTGGATAAATAATCACGAAGGGGATTGGGAACACATAAATGTTATTGTGTCGAGTCGCAATCCCACAATTGCAGTGGCTCAAGAGATCGAGTTTTATTTTCATGGGCAAGCCATGAGTCGGAAAGCGAAATACGGAAACAACGGACCTGCAAAAGCAGATTATCCTGGGCAGTTGGGCTCTCCCGAAGTGCCTCTTGTAGGAGATAGACCGCTTGTGTATGTAGGAGGCGGAAGTTTGTTTAGTGCCCTAATTCCAGTACCAGGAGTCGGTTTTTTGAATCCTATCATTGATTGGGTCGGCCCCACATCGGAGTCAGGCCTACAAAGTGGTGGCAGTTATCCTTATAGGGCATTATGGTTTGAGCCTCAAGGGGGCATCCTTGGGCCTGTGACAGACAATTACGAATACCCCAATGGTCTCTTTTCTGAAGTCATTGATAATGCTGAAATTGTCTTGATTCCCAACAAAACAGATACATCAGCCCCTGATTGGTTAAAAGCAAATATTAAATGGGGACATTTAGAGGTTTCCAGTCCTGGTGGTAGAGAGAATAAGGCGCCATCAGGTCCAGCTCATAAAGGTAATTGGGAGAAAACAATTGCGACTGGCTCTGTTGCGTCGGATAAAGTTTATAGCCGAAAGCCTCTAATATCTTCCATAGATCCAAATACTATATACTCCTCTTACCAATTTACTCCGCCAGTTGTTTCTGGAGACCAAACCTGGAACGGTAATATCACTATATGCGGAGATATCACGGTCTTACACGGAACAACACTGACCATTAGTCCCGGAACAACTATTAATTTTGTCCAGAATTGGGATATCAATCAGTCTGGTCGACTAAATTTTAACAAATCAGAACTGAACATAAAAGGAAAATTGGTTGCAGATGGCGTTATTTTTCAATCTGAACCTCTGCAAAATTTGTCAAGGACAAATACTGATTGGTCAGGCATTGTCGTTTCGGAGGGAGGAGGTTTCGATATAAAAGACAGCACAATCCAAAATTCCATCTATGGGATATACCTGGATGGTGCGCCTGCTTCTGCTACTATTGAGGAATATCTAAATGAGGCAATTACACCTATACAGGTAGGAGCATCTGGTCCGTATTCATTATCTGGTGCGCCTGCAGGTATCTCTATTTCATCAACGGGAAGTATCACTGGCACACCTACCCAAACCGGTACTTTCAATGTGACTGTGACAGCGCGAGATGCTGACAATAATGTTGTAACGCATTCTTTCACTCTGCGTGTTATTCAGCGACTGGTGGTATCGCCAATATCGAATGTGACAGCGACTCAGAATAAAGCAATTACATCTATACAGGTCAACGTATCAGGCGGTCAGACGCCCTATCAATATTCATTATCCGGTGAACCAGAAGTTATCTCAATTTCGTCGAGTGGCAGCATTACTGGCACACCAACAGAGGCTGACACATTCACCATTAAAGTGAAGGTACAAGATGCTAACAGCAAAGCAGATTCCACATCGTTTGATATGACTGTTTCTGCTGATCCCACGATTCTGAACGTTGATCCAATATCGGATATTACAGCGACTCAGAATCAGGAAATTACCCCCATACAGGTCTCAGCATCAGGGGGTCGAGGGAACTATACATATTCCATAGAGAGTGCCCCGCAGGAGGGAGCAGGACTTTCTATTTCAGATAGTGGTCGCATTACAGGCACTCCCACAGCGAGTGGGACTTTCACAGTAACAGTGACTGTGAGTGATGGCAGTGGTGGTGCGACAGGCACTGCGGCTCCCACAAAGGTAAAGCGTTCTTTCACTATGACGGTAAATGCGCCTGCGTCCAAGCCCGTTTCGTCAGCACTGACAGTCGCAGGTATAGATGATATAGCAGTCAAGATCAGTGCTGTGACGAACAGCGCTATTACTCCTATTCAGGTCTCAGCATCAGGGGGGCAGACGCCATACACGTATGCCCTGTCCAGCAACCCTGCTACGGGTTCTGGTCTTTCTATCAATTCGAGCAGTGGACAAATCACAGGCACACCCACACAGACAGGAACTTTCACACTTACTGTGACTGTGACCGATAATGCAAACACGACTGCAACGAATAGTTTTTCTATAGCTGTCAGTCTGATCGGCGATTTTAATAGTGATGGCGCGGTCAATTTATCAGATCATTTGCTATTTGTGGCGACGTTTGGTAAATCAGAAGGCGAGGATGGTTTTAATGGTGATATGGATTTGAACGGCGATGGGACCATTGATACTGCCGATTTTCTGATATTTTCGAGTCACTTTCCCAATGATGGTTGATTTTTTCAGGATAGAAGACTGTTTTTTGTCAGGAGGAATACATGACACATATAGTAGCAATCGTTCTGATTTTAGGTCTATGTCTGCCACAGACCTTGTTGTCAGGGGTGATCCTCGAAGCTGGTGAGGCTGACAGCAGCAAGGTTGAAGGCGGTGTCTATGCCGAGGTCATCTATAGGACGGATGAACTGGATCAAGTCTCAGGGAAGTGGGAGAAACTGGACACGGCACAAGGATATATTAAAGCCGTTGATCGAGAGAGTTTGACCATTGGACGCGGTCTTTGGAAGGAACAGATCACCTTTGAGCGCATTCAAAGCCTAATTGCAAAGGCAGATGTAGCACCAGATACAGTGCAGATAAGTCATGTGGATAAAAGTAATGTAGATCTTTATTTTGGTGAATCTTTGTTGGGTTTTCTGGGTGGTCATGTGGTCGGATGGTCAGGTTTTGTCTGTGTAGCTTTGACTACTCAGACACTTTCATTAGATAGCTTCATTATTGGTTCGATGTTCGGCGTTGCAGGCGGTGTGTATTTACCTCAACGCAACAAACGGTTCAAAAGTTTTGTGGGCGCATTGTCTGGTAGTGTTTTGGCTGGAAGTTTATACTGGAAATTATTAGGGGAGGATCTTGCAAAAAAAGATCTTATTTTAGTCGTTCCTGTACAGGTTCTTGGCAGTATTGTCGGAGAGTGGGGAGGAAGAAAACTTAGAAGCATAAGATCAAAAAATAAGCGTGATGATCGCAAGCAAGACATCGCGGTTAGTCCTCTGTTCATTCATAAGAACACGGGTTCTGTCTTTGGGATCGCATTCAATTTTTGAGGGTATTTCTTTTTATATTTTCGGATTTTGTGATATTTTCAAGATTTTCGATTTTAAGTAGCTGCCAGTATCTTTGTAGTCTAAACAAAAACGGCGATGGAAATACATCCACCGCCGTTTTTTTGGTTTAAGGGTTAATCAGAAACTAATCGCGGCACTCACCATCTGCACGGGATCGGTGAAAGTCGTATTGAAATGCTTGAACGCATAATCGATGCGAACGCCTTTCCCTGCCTCGGTTTTGTAATCAATACCGGCACCGAACGAATAATCTTCCAGATCGTGATTGTTCTTATACCCACCGCGCAGGGAAAAACCCATCGCAGAGGTCGCCTGCTTGAACCGATATTCTACACCCACAAGCGTGCGCTCGTCGAAATCTATCGGACTGTGGATCTCAGTGACCAAATTCAGATGATGCGGCACAGGGATTCGGCCAAACAGCGAAATCATATCGAAGACAAAACCCAGACGGAACGACCGGGGCAACTCGAAATGCTCGCGCTGGAACTGAGACTCTCCTCCCGGACTGAAATTCCGCACACTCATAGCAATCACCATATTCCGGAATCCCGTATTGAAATAGGTCCCGATATCCACGGCAAAAGCATTGAGATCATTCGACTGAGTTTGCCGACTGCCAGCGACAAAGACCTCACTCGATCCCAGACCCTGATGAGCGAAACGCGCCATTGCCCCTACCGAAAATCGATCGGTAATCTGAAAACCCCAGCCTGCGGACAGGGCGTAATTCGTCGTAGTAAATGTACCCGTCTCCGTGAACCCTACACTGGCGGGATCGGGATTGATCTTAGTACCATTGATCTCTCCCGCGCTGTGCGTGACAAAGCCCACGCCAAAGGTACCCGGTGCATTTGGGAGTTTGAAAACCGCACCGGCAACCTGGTGATTCGTTTCAAAAATCCATTGGGCATGGGTAAAAAACGCCTGTCGTTCGTGTACGAACCCCAGCAGACCCGGATTTAGAAACACCGCACCCGACGCATCGCCGATCAGACCCGCGCCCGCATCGGCCATTGCGGCTCGCCGCGCATCTGTGGAAAATCCGAGAAACACAAAACCGCTCTGCGCGGATTTCACGCCCGAAGGTCTGACTTCTTCCTGATTTGGATAAATGGGTTCCAGATCGCGAATCTTTTCGCCGCCGAGAACCCGGGGATCTTCAAATTGTGCATTGGCCTGCACGCCGGAAAGGACGAATGCCAGCAGACAGACCCAGATAATATTATGTAATTTCACAACAGCCTCCTCGTCTGACCTACCGAATAACCACGAACTTCTCGATATCGGTTTCGCCCGTGTCGGGATTGGTAATATGCGCTACGTACACGCCACTGACAATAAACTGGTTGTTGTCATTTGCCATCAGCGGCCACTCCTCGTCGCCCGAACCCGAAACGTGATCGAGCCGCGTGACCAGGTCGCCCTGAAGCGTAAAGATCCGAATAATGGCCCGAGCGGGCAGATTCACAAAGAGCAACTTGTTGGGCTGCCCCGTGAAGTTAAAACCGCCATCCGACAAATTGCCACCCAAAATACTGTAGGGATTGGGCACGACGCGAACGCTTGTCAGATCGTTGACAGGAGCAGAAAATGGACTCACGCCATTGCCGAGACCGCGCGTGGCAAAAATACTGCTCTCTTGCCCATCGGCATCCACAGCCGTCACTGCGTAGAAATACCGCTCGCCGCGCACGACATCTGTGTCGGTATAGCTGGTTCCCGTAATAAGCGTATTGCCATTGACCGCTATCGGAGGATCGGGCAAATTGGTCTCATGACCGACCATCTTGTAGAGATTGTAGCCCACGGCATCGGAAACCGCCGACCATTCGATCTCATTTTGCGCGGGACCCGATTTGTAAGCCACATTGGAAGGCCACGACGGACCGAGGGGAAGACTCGGCGCCATCCCGATGGGCCACGACACTTCCTTGCCCTGCACTGTGCCGTTAACCGTGCGGCGATTTGCCCATGCCTGTCGCGCCAGTTCCACGCCCTTCATCAGTGAATCCTGTCCGCTATTGAGAAAAGCCTCTTTCTGATCAAAAGAAATCGAACCATTGGCCCACTGCGCGCCAACGCGCTTGTTCTCATCTGCATGCGGGCCAGCCACGACCCAGGCTTCTACGATATGAACCCACTCTCCGGGTTTCATATCCCACGGTCCCCAGGTCATCTGAAATGCCCACATATCGACAGACGTGGGTTGGTAGTCGGGCGCGTCACTCTGGAAAATGCGTTGATCGCGCGTCGTCCCCGGCTCCACGATAAAGTCATAGACCTCGGGGCGGGTATTCCCATCTGAAGAGCGCCAGCTGGAGCCTTCAACGCGCTTTATCAGACGGGGTTGAGAGGATTCAGAGTTTGGATCGTTGATAAACCAGTTGTTCCCATCGGACAAATCTTCAAAAGTCGTGGGATTTTGCGAGACGTAGAGCCAGACCTTGCCCTTGTATTCGGACTCTAAAAACTCGCCAGCCGAAATCCGCGCTGCCTTGGCCAGTTCGAGTGCCTCGTGACCTTCAGCGGGCGCCGGTTCGCCGCGATCATCGCCATCCGAGCGATATCCAGCTTTGTTGGCCGAATCGGCGTCTCTTGCATAGAAGAGCTTTTGCTCGTCGTCGTAAAAATAAAGCTCATCCCATTCGCCGAGCGCGCCGAGATTTGCCGTGAAGTGGCGCGAGCCTGTCTCTACTGAACCCGGATCCCGCACCTCGCCGGCTGGACCTTGCCCGCCGCCCCTCTGGATGTACGCGTTTTGCCCGATATAAAGATTATTAAACACCGGATTGGCCGTGCTCGACTCGGGGCTCGGCGCAGAGCCGCGCGCGCCCACTCTTGAATCGGGAACATTGGGCGGATCGGGACGGCCATAACTCCGGATCAGAATAAACATCTCATCCTGCTCTGGACTTTGCCAGGCATAGAGCCTGCGCCGCTCCGTGAGACCACCCGCATACCCCACTTCGAGCGGGATCAACAGATCGGCAGTCAGATCCGGGATCACCTGATCGAGGCGGTCGGGGAAAATCGTCCACAGCGTCTGAGACAAGTTCACGCCATCTTGCGTAACAGTTGGCGGCTGGTTGCGATAAATTTTTGGCGTAAGACCATCGCCGAGTTCAAAATGCGTGCGCGTAAAATCCCGCGCGTCTTCCTTATAGTCATTTACAAACTTTGTAAATGGCTTGCCCAGCAACTCGGGCTGATCGCCTTGAAATGGCTCAAAATAGGAAGGAACATTAAAATCTTCTATGGCAAACTGCCACCACCCGTCCATAACCCGCGCATTTTCAGTACGGACATCGGGATTGGTGACACCCGTAGCCCGTCCACCCGGGGAATTGATAATGACGAAATAGTCGATACTGGGCCAGTTTCCCCACATCCTTCCGATCCATTGTGCGCTGGCATCGCTCAATGGCATGAGCAAAGCAGCGAATATCAGAAGTGTTGTAAATCGTCTTTGTATCACATTTCTCTCCTATACATTAAGACGTAAACGTGAAAAAAAATTAAAGATGCCCTCCCAGCCCCTCCCCGCACAAGCGAAGCCCGAACGGGGAAGGAGGGGTAGGTCCCAAGAAATTAAAACAGCTTCTCAGAAACTAAACCTGGCGCCAAACGTAATATCTCGCCGGTCGCTAAAGAGGAGCGAAGGACGTCGCATATCCGGAAAATCCAGGACATCGGTACCCGGTCGCTTGCCTTCTTGCAACTTGCCATTTGAATCTACTGTCCAGCCTATCGATTCCATATACGCGCGGAAGCGATTGCCAGTACTCGTGCCTTGATATACAAAGGCCTGCCCACCGCTGAAGCTCCCCACGCCACCTCTGGGCGTGTCTTCGGGCGCAGTCCCAAAAAGGTCGTTGCGATTGCCGCCGCCCAGGGTGTGCGTATTTTGGAAGTTGAGCGGGTTGGAAATCTCTACGAACAGCATAGGCGAT includes these proteins:
- a CDS encoding PorV/PorQ family protein, whose amino-acid sequence is MKLHNIIWVCLLAFVLSGVQANAQFEDPRVLGGEKIRDLEPIYPNQEEVRPSGVKSAQSGFVFLGFSTDARRAAMADAGAGLIGDASGAVFLNPGLLGFVHERQAFFTHAQWIFETNHQVAGAVFKLPNAPGTFGVGFVTHSAGEINGTKINPDPASVGFTETGTFTTTNYALSAGWGFQITDRFSVGAMARFAHQGLGSSEVFVAGSRQTQSNDLNAFAVDIGTYFNTGFRNMVIAMSVRNFSPGGESQFQREHFELPRSFRLGFVFDMISLFGRIPVPHHLNLVTEIHSPIDFDERTLVGVEYRFKQATSAMGFSLRGGYKNNHDLEDYSFGAGIDYKTEAGKGVRIDYAFKHFNTTFTDPVQMVSAAISF
- a CDS encoding putative Ig domain-containing protein, which produces MKLNLMCLSVLIVLLTGQAGRVQANDDLLLAKKFAPILLLHSAKVNGTQYIPQAPESVNIVGADDWRNIWFNVKKYTSTGQLAVEDEISASDWKKNFTGTYSTTNGTGINYSNGSYANLNPEFEATGRWSHLSHPTDTYQVKAHFDFAGTDINGSDFDRNAPAQGSWEKHYKSVRDSFPNTIYAHIFTEDGGSRRDVIQYWFFYPYNDWINNHEGDWEHINVIVSSRNPTIAVAQEIEFYFHGQAMSRKAKYGNNGPAKADYPGQLGSPEVPLVGDRPLVYVGGGSLFSALIPVPGVGFLNPIIDWVGPTSESGLQSGGSYPYRALWFEPQGGILGPVTDNYEYPNGLFSEVIDNAEIVLIPNKTDTSAPDWLKANIKWGHLEVSSPGGRENKAPSGPAHKGNWEKTIATGSVASDKVYSRKPLISSIDPNTIYSSYQFTPPVVSGDQTWNGNITICGDITVLHGTTLTISPGTTINFVQNWDINQSGRLNFNKSELNIKGKLVADGVIFQSEPLQNLSRTNTDWSGIVVSEGGGFDIKDSTIQNSIYGIYLDGAPASATIEEYLNEAITPIQVGASGPYSLSGAPAGISISSTGSITGTPTQTGTFNVTVTARDADNNVVTHSFTLRVIQRLVVSPISNVTATQNKAITSIQVNVSGGQTPYQYSLSGEPEVISISSSGSITGTPTEADTFTIKVKVQDANSKADSTSFDMTVSADPTILNVDPISDITATQNQEITPIQVSASGGRGNYTYSIESAPQEGAGLSISDSGRITGTPTASGTFTVTVTVSDGSGGATGTAAPTKVKRSFTMTVNAPASKPVSSALTVAGIDDIAVKISAVTNSAITPIQVSASGGQTPYTYALSSNPATGSGLSINSSSGQITGTPTQTGTFTLTVTVTDNANTTATNSFSIAVSLIGDFNSDGAVNLSDHLLFVATFGKSEGEDGFNGDMDLNGDGTIDTADFLIFSSHFPNDG